The segment AGGGGGGAGTTCGCGCCAATATTCTAGTAACTGTTCTTCTTTACTCATAATAAGCTTATTCGAGTGAGCGCAAACTTAAAATCGAAATTCGACATTAGTTCTCACACCTATATCTCTAATTTAAAGCGTAGCTTGATAATCAATACTATTAAGCCAAACTTTTACTGCTCCTCCTTTAATGTAACTTTAAAATCATTTAGCAAAATGCCTGTTTGCTTTCTCGTTTTGTCTAAATGCTTTCTCAAAATGTCATTTTGCTTTCTCATTTTAGTGTTTTCCGCAAGCAAAATGTCTTATTGCTTACTCAAAATGCTTAAATGAGTTCTCATTTCGGTAAATCGCGCACTCATTTTAGTGTTTTCCGCAAGCAAAATGGCATATTGCTTACTCAAAATGCTTAAATGAGTTCTCATTTCGGTAAATCGCGCACTCCTAAAGATATTTTCTGTAAGCAAAAAGCCTAAATGCTTTCTCAATCTGCTTGAATGCTTTTCGATTCGGGAAATTTAAGGACTCTCTACTGATATCATCAACGGTAATTTGACAGTAAACTTTGCGCCTCGTCCAATTCCATCACTTGCTGCCTCAATTGTACCTCCGTGTAGTTGGACAAGTTGAAGAGCGATCGCCAGCCCCAACCCCAAACCCCCTGGGGAGTGACGGCTGGGAACTTCCGCTTGAGTAAAGCGATCGAAGACACGGGGGAGAAAGTCGGCACCAATCCCGATACCAGTATCGCTGATGAGAATAGAGCACCAAGAGTCATCAGCATCAAGTCGAACTTTTATACTTCCCTCTATTGGCGTAAATTTAATAGCATTGTCAAGTAATTTTGTTACAACTTGCTGCAAGCGCAAGAAGTCGCCTAAAACACAAATCTCACCATGAGTAGAAGTTATATGTAACGTTTTGATAATATTGATTCTCTTAGCCTGAGCATTTGTGGAAGTTGTATTAATAACTTCTTCAATTATGTCTGTGAGGTTGACTGGTTGATAAGCCAAGCAAACCTTACCTGAGAGAATAGTTGAGATATCCAGCAGATCCTCAATCAGCTTTGCCTGATTTTTAGCATTACGCTCAATGGTATCTAAAGCACGTAAAACAGTAGTCTCGTCTAGGGTTTTTGAACTTAGTAAGCGAGTCCAGCCCAGGATAGCAGCTAAGGGAGCGTGAAGTTCGTGGGTAACGGTGGCTAAAAACTCATCCTTGAGGCAATTGGAAGATATTTCCTGACGCAGACGCATAATTTGTAAGTGAGAATCTACGCGGGCGATCAGTTCCTGGGCAGAAAAGGGCTTGATCAAATAGTCATCAGCTCCTGCTTGCAAACCCTCAATTGCCGCCTCTTCTCCTGCACGAGCCGAGAGCAGGATAATGGGCATACCTTTTGTCTTTGGATCGGCACGCAATGCATTTAGCAATTGAAAACCGTCTACCTCTGGCATCATCACATCGGTAAGTACCAAATCTGGTAATTGCTGGGCGATCGCATTTAGTGCATCTGCTCCATTCGCAACAGCTGTTACCTGCCATCTTTCTAACAGCAGACGCTGCAAGTAGTCGCGCATATCGGCATTATCATCAACAAGGAGAATGCGGGGGATTGGGGAGCCAGCCACGTGCGGGGGTTTCCCCCGTTGAGTGGACTGGCGTGATTGGGGATTGGTTATTCCCCTTGTCTCCTTGTCTGGTTGTCCCCTTGTCCTTTCCCTAGTCCCTCCTTCTGGTATCCACCGCAGCGCTTCTTGGACGTAGGGGGCAGCACCAATTGATGTTGAATTTAGTGTACGTTCGGCAGTAATTTGCTCGCTTGGCAAGTGCGATGAGCCTGTGGGCAGGGTGACTGTGAAAGTTATTCCCTTACCGAAGACACTCTCCACTTTTATAGTGCCGTCATGTAAGTGAACGAGTTCTTGCACCAAAGCTAGCCCAATGCCCGACCCTTCATGGCTCCTTGCTTTTACGCCTCGTATGCGGTGAAAGCGCTCAAAAATTCGGGGTAAATTTTCGCTCTTGATGCCTGTACCTGTATCGCGTATTTTTAGCTCTACTTTGTCACCAATTTGGTGTAATGAAACGGCAATCTCACCCTCAAAGGTGAACTTAAATGCATTGGAGATTAAGTTAAGAACAATTTTCTCCCACATTTCGCGGTCTACATACACAGGCTCACTCAGTGGTGGACAATCTATGAGTAATTGCATCTGTGCTGTTTCAATAGCCGAACGGAAAACTGAGGCTAGCTCGGCTGTAAATCCAGCTAAATCAGTTGGCTCATAAACTGCTTGTATTCTGCCTGCCTCAATTCGGGAGAAGTCAAGTAAAGTATTGACTAGTTTGTGCAATCTCATGGCATTTCGCTGCACAATCGCCAGTTGTTCGCGCTGTTCGGGCTGGAGTGAACCTTGTGTTTGGGCAATTACTTGCTCAAGTGGATTGAGCATCAATGTTAGCGGCGTGCGAAATTCATGGCTGATGTTGTTAAAGAAGGCTGTTTTGACACGGTCTAATTCTGTCAATGCTTCGGCTCGCTGGTGTTCTTGCTCATAAATCTGAGCAGTGGTAATGGAACTTTCAACCTGCTGGGCAACCAATTCCAGGAATGTGCGATATTCAGAATCAAACTTAAGCCGGGGGCTGATTCCAGCAACGAGCAGACATTCCACAATTTCTTTGTTGCTTCCCAAGATAGGTAGAATCAACGCAGAATGAGGACTTTCTGGCCATGGTACTCCGGGTAATGCCCCGAAGCGTTCAACCACATCTGTAACCATCTGTGGCTCGTGACTTTGTAGCACTTCAACAAACGGGCAGCTACGAACATCCTCTTGCTCGGTGAGATTTATGGTTTTGGGTACGATACTATCAGCCGGGAGTCCAGTTGAAGCAACCAGTTCTGCTTGAATGCCTTGCTTATCAACCCAATAGAACAGTGCAAACGGAATATCGTAGGGGTTGAGCGTATTAGCGGCAGCAAGACAGGCGGACTGTAGCGTTTTTGCTCCTCCACTGACCGCCGTAGCTAACTCTCGCAGCATCGTCAAGCGACGTTGACTAATCACTTGCTGGGTGGTTTCAGTTATGGTAGCGAATATCCCCCTGCTCTTGCCCGTCTCATCGCGGGCAGGGCTATAGCAGTAGGTGAAATAGGCTTCCTCCAGGTAGCCAAAGCGCAAGACGAGCTGAGGTTGATCTTTCACAAAGAAGACTTCACCCGTGTTTCTGACACCCTCACACATCGACGAAAACTGGTCATCCCACACTTCTGTCCACGTCTGGCGGAGGGGTTGTCCCAGGGCATGGGGGTGATATGCTCCATAGATGGGAATTAGGGCATCGTTGTAAAACTGGATGTAGTCCTCTCCCCAGTAAATGGCTTGGGGAAAGCGAGATGCAAGTATTGTGCTTACGAGAGTCTTCAGGCTCTGCGGCCAGTTTTTGATCAAACCCAGGGAAGTGTTTGCCCAATCGTGCGATCGCATCAATGCTCCCATTTCGCCACCGCCTGCAAATACATCAGCGAGAGCGGCTTTCTTGCCTTTGGTTAAGCTATCCATCTTTAACCTGGGAAAAATCTACTAATATCTCAGTTATCAGTTATCAGTGAACAGTAAACAGTTATCAGTTATCAGTTAAGTACCGAAGCATAAATATTTAGTTATTTCTCAAAACTTCTGAAACTCCTGTGTCTTAATACTGTTCCCTTTTCCTTCCTTTCCTAAATAGATAATTTACTTTGCACAAGTACTTATCAATATATCTGACAACTGATAACTGAATTTAACCTCGTCCAGCCAGCTGTGCCACCATTGCTACTAACTCTGTTGGCTCTGCAAGTTTATGTAAATGCGACTGAAAACCTGCTTTTATTGCTTTTGCTCTGTCTTCTGCAAGATAAGCAGTCAAGGCAGCTGTAGGAATCTGCCATCCTTTCTCTGCTTCTAGTGTTTTAACTTTGCGAATCAAAGCATAGCCATCCTCATCGGGCATCCTGATATCACTGATTATGACATCAGGGTGTAATTGCTCCAGCACTTCGAGTGCCTCAGCAACAGA is part of the Chlorogloeopsis sp. ULAP01 genome and harbors:
- a CDS encoding ATP-binding protein, whose protein sequence is MDSLTKGKKAALADVFAGGGEMGALMRSHDWANTSLGLIKNWPQSLKTLVSTILASRFPQAIYWGEDYIQFYNDALIPIYGAYHPHALGQPLRQTWTEVWDDQFSSMCEGVRNTGEVFFVKDQPQLVLRFGYLEEAYFTYCYSPARDETGKSRGIFATITETTQQVISQRRLTMLRELATAVSGGAKTLQSACLAAANTLNPYDIPFALFYWVDKQGIQAELVASTGLPADSIVPKTINLTEQEDVRSCPFVEVLQSHEPQMVTDVVERFGALPGVPWPESPHSALILPILGSNKEIVECLLVAGISPRLKFDSEYRTFLELVAQQVESSITTAQIYEQEHQRAEALTELDRVKTAFFNNISHEFRTPLTLMLNPLEQVIAQTQGSLQPEQREQLAIVQRNAMRLHKLVNTLLDFSRIEAGRIQAVYEPTDLAGFTAELASVFRSAIETAQMQLLIDCPPLSEPVYVDREMWEKIVLNLISNAFKFTFEGEIAVSLHQIGDKVELKIRDTGTGIKSENLPRIFERFHRIRGVKARSHEGSGIGLALVQELVHLHDGTIKVESVFGKGITFTVTLPTGSSHLPSEQITAERTLNSTSIGAAPYVQEALRWIPEGGTRERTRGQPDKETRGITNPQSRQSTQRGKPPHVAGSPIPRILLVDDNADMRDYLQRLLLERWQVTAVANGADALNAIAQQLPDLVLTDVMMPEVDGFQLLNALRADPKTKGMPIILLSARAGEEAAIEGLQAGADDYLIKPFSAQELIARVDSHLQIMRLRQEISSNCLKDEFLATVTHELHAPLAAILGWTRLLSSKTLDETTVLRALDTIERNAKNQAKLIEDLLDISTILSGKVCLAYQPVNLTDIIEEVINTTSTNAQAKRINIIKTLHITSTHGEICVLGDFLRLQQVVTKLLDNAIKFTPIEGSIKVRLDADDSWCSILISDTGIGIGADFLPRVFDRFTQAEVPSRHSPGGLGLGLAIALQLVQLHGGTIEAASDGIGRGAKFTVKLPLMISVESP